A single Paraburkholderia sp. D15 DNA region contains:
- the otnI gene encoding 2-oxo-tetronate isomerase — protein MPRFAANLTMMYNEHAFLDRFAAAAKDGFEAVEFLFPYDFRAEEIKARLDAHGLTQALFNALPGDWAAGERGLASLPGREDDFRHGIDTALAYARVIGNRKLHVMAGLIGADQPRERHRDVYLRNLAHAAQAAQAEGILIVIEPINTRDMPGFFLNRQDDAQAICAEVGAANLKVQFDCYHCQIVEGDLAVKLKRDMAGIGHIQIAGVPERHEPDSGEVNYPYLFDVIDSLGYDGYIGCEYRPRAATSAGLGWLKPYLNGGR, from the coding sequence ATGCCCCGTTTCGCCGCGAATCTCACGATGATGTACAACGAGCACGCGTTTCTCGACCGTTTTGCCGCCGCCGCGAAAGACGGCTTCGAGGCGGTCGAGTTTCTGTTTCCCTACGACTTCCGCGCCGAAGAGATCAAGGCGCGGCTCGATGCGCACGGTCTGACCCAGGCGCTCTTCAATGCGCTGCCCGGCGACTGGGCGGCCGGCGAGCGCGGCCTCGCGTCGTTGCCGGGCCGCGAGGACGATTTCCGCCACGGGATCGACACGGCGCTTGCCTACGCGCGGGTGATCGGCAATCGCAAGCTGCATGTGATGGCCGGCTTGATCGGCGCGGATCAGCCGCGCGAGCGGCATCGCGACGTGTATCTGCGCAACCTCGCGCATGCTGCGCAGGCGGCCCAGGCCGAAGGCATCCTGATCGTGATCGAGCCGATCAATACGCGCGACATGCCGGGCTTTTTCCTGAACCGCCAGGACGACGCGCAGGCGATCTGCGCGGAAGTGGGCGCAGCGAATCTGAAGGTGCAGTTCGACTGCTATCACTGCCAGATCGTCGAGGGCGATCTCGCGGTGAAGCTGAAGCGCGACATGGCGGGTATCGGCCATATCCAGATCGCGGGCGTGCCGGAGCGTCACGAGCCCGACAGCGGCGAGGTGAACTACCCGTACCTGTTCGACGTGATCGATTCGCTTGGCTACGACGGTTACATCGGCTGCGAATACCGGCCGCGGGCGGCGACGTCGGCGGGGCTGGGGTGGCTCAAGCCGTATCTGAACGGCGGGCGCTGA
- a CDS encoding aldolase: MSGAPALHLGNEARVREEICVNGASLYQRGYTVGTAGNISARLDDGWLITPTDACLGRLDPAEIAKVDFDGHPVAGGKPSKTLALHRGIYAGNHDARGIVHTHSTHLVALTLAGVWRESDVLPPITPYYVMKVGHVPLIRYRRPGDPEVAAQIAALAGQVRAVLLERLGPVVWERSVAQAAYALEELEETARLWLITQPRPEPLNEAALDELRDVFGARW; the protein is encoded by the coding sequence ATGAGCGGCGCGCCGGCCTTGCACCTCGGCAACGAAGCCCGCGTGCGCGAGGAAATCTGCGTGAACGGCGCGAGTCTCTACCAGCGCGGCTACACGGTCGGCACGGCCGGCAACATCAGCGCGCGGCTCGACGACGGCTGGCTGATCACGCCGACCGATGCCTGTCTCGGCCGCCTCGATCCGGCAGAGATCGCCAAGGTCGATTTCGATGGTCATCCGGTAGCGGGCGGCAAACCGTCGAAAACCCTCGCGCTGCATCGCGGCATCTACGCGGGCAATCATGACGCGCGCGGCATCGTCCACACGCATTCGACGCATCTGGTCGCGTTGACGCTCGCCGGCGTCTGGCGCGAGTCCGACGTGCTGCCGCCCATCACGCCGTACTACGTGATGAAAGTGGGCCACGTCCCCTTGATTCGCTATCGACGCCCCGGCGACCCCGAGGTCGCCGCGCAGATCGCCGCGCTCGCCGGTCAGGTTCGCGCGGTGCTGCTCGAACGGCTCGGCCCGGTGGTGTGGGAACGTTCCGTCGCGCAAGCCGCGTATGCGCTCGAAGAACTCGAGGAAACCGCGCGCCTGTGGCTGATCACGCAGCCGCGTCCCGAGCCGCTGAACGAGGCCGCGCTCGACGAACTGCGCGACGTATTCGGCGCGCGCTGGTAA
- the otnK gene encoding 3-oxo-tetronate kinase: protein MTAISKRALLGCIADDFTGATDLANMLVRGGMRTTQCIGVPTVDETPDQASNPAPPDRFDADALVVALKSRTLPAADAVAQSLAALDWLRAQGCRQFLFKYCSTFDSTDAGNIGPVTDALLDALFAEGEERNGSHGTHAFTIACPAFPENGRTIFRGHLFVGDALLNASGMENHPLTPMRDANLVNVLQRQTRSKVGLVRYDTVADGVAAVSDAFAALRGQGVRMAIADAVSDADLYTLGAACADFALITGGSGIALGLPDNFRAAGLLDDHADAARLPRVEGLSAVLAGSASKATHAQVAAWRETRPAFRIDPLAAARGEAVVEQALAFAQPYLDQAEPVLIYATATPDEVKAVQRELGVDAAGHLVESTLASIARGLRERGVRKFVVAGGETSGAVVQALAVRTLRIGAQIDPGVPATATGGDEPLALALKSGNFGSTDFFEKALRHLDQLEHAAHPEQSGSHDGATR from the coding sequence ATGACGGCCATCTCGAAGCGCGCGCTGCTCGGCTGCATCGCCGACGATTTCACCGGCGCGACCGATCTCGCCAACATGCTGGTGCGCGGCGGTATGCGCACGACGCAGTGCATCGGCGTGCCGACGGTGGATGAAACGCCGGATCAGGCATCGAACCCGGCGCCGCCAGATAGGTTCGATGCCGACGCGCTAGTGGTCGCGTTGAAGTCGCGCACGTTGCCCGCCGCCGACGCGGTCGCGCAATCGCTCGCCGCGCTCGACTGGTTGCGCGCGCAAGGATGCCGTCAGTTCCTCTTCAAGTACTGCTCGACTTTCGATTCGACCGATGCGGGCAACATCGGCCCGGTGACGGACGCGTTGCTCGATGCGCTGTTCGCGGAAGGCGAGGAACGCAACGGCAGCCACGGCACCCACGCCTTCACCATCGCCTGTCCCGCCTTCCCGGAAAACGGCCGGACGATCTTCCGCGGTCATCTGTTCGTCGGCGATGCATTGCTGAACGCATCGGGCATGGAGAATCATCCGCTCACGCCGATGCGCGACGCAAACCTCGTCAACGTGCTGCAACGGCAGACGCGTTCGAAAGTGGGCCTCGTGCGCTATGACACGGTGGCCGACGGCGTGGCCGCGGTGAGCGACGCATTCGCCGCGCTGCGCGGGCAGGGCGTGCGCATGGCGATCGCCGATGCCGTCTCGGACGCCGATCTGTACACGCTCGGCGCCGCCTGTGCCGACTTCGCGCTGATCACCGGCGGCTCCGGCATCGCGCTTGGTTTGCCGGACAACTTTCGCGCGGCGGGGCTGCTCGACGATCACGCCGACGCCGCGCGTTTGCCGCGTGTCGAAGGATTGTCGGCGGTGCTGGCCGGCAGTGCGTCGAAAGCGACCCACGCGCAGGTTGCCGCATGGCGCGAGACGCGGCCCGCGTTCCGTATCGATCCGCTGGCCGCCGCCCGTGGCGAGGCCGTGGTCGAGCAGGCGCTGGCATTCGCGCAACCCTACCTCGACCAGGCCGAGCCCGTGCTGATCTACGCGACCGCCACGCCCGACGAAGTGAAAGCGGTGCAGCGCGAACTCGGCGTCGACGCGGCGGGGCATCTGGTCGAATCCACGCTGGCGTCGATCGCGCGCGGTCTGCGCGAGCGCGGCGTGCGCAAGTTCGTGGTGGCGGGCGGCGAGACATCGGGCGCGGTGGTGCAGGCGCTCGCCGTACGCACGCTGCGTATCGGCGCGCAGATCGATCCGGGCGTGCCGGCCACGGCGACGGGCGGCGACGAGCCGCTTGCGCTCGCGCTGAAGTCCGGCAATTTCGGCTCGACCGATTTCTTCGAGAAGGCACTGCGCCATCTCGACCAGCTGGAGCATGCCGCTCATCCCGAACAATCCGGTTCCCACGACGGAGCCACGCGATGA
- the ltnD gene encoding L-threonate dehydrogenase encodes MSRKVGVIGLGAMGLGVARTLLRKGFHVHACDLRSEVVEAFAVEGGEACLTPREIGEECDVVISFVVNAAQTETVLFGELGAVPAMKKGSVVLVCSTVAPEFAQALGKRIEAAGLLMLEAPVSGGAARAASGELTLMTAGPVPAFVGCADVLGAISAKVYRLGDRHGAASKVKMVNQLLAGVHIAAAAEALALGIREGVDPEVLYEVIKNSAGNSWMFENRVPHILKGDYTPLSAVDIFVKDLGLVLDAASTWNFPLPLSEAAHQMFKAASDAGYGREDDSAVIKIFPGIDLPTPK; translated from the coding sequence ATGTCCAGAAAAGTTGGTGTCATTGGTCTTGGAGCCATGGGGTTGGGTGTCGCGCGCACGTTGTTGCGCAAGGGCTTCCACGTTCATGCCTGCGATCTGCGCAGCGAAGTCGTGGAAGCGTTTGCGGTGGAAGGCGGCGAAGCCTGCCTGACGCCCCGCGAAATCGGCGAGGAATGCGACGTGGTGATTTCGTTCGTCGTGAATGCCGCGCAGACCGAAACCGTGCTGTTCGGCGAACTCGGCGCGGTGCCGGCGATGAAAAAAGGCAGCGTCGTGCTGGTCTGCTCGACGGTCGCGCCCGAGTTCGCCCAGGCGCTCGGCAAACGCATCGAGGCGGCCGGTCTGCTGATGCTCGAAGCGCCGGTATCGGGCGGCGCCGCGCGCGCCGCGTCGGGCGAACTGACGCTGATGACGGCCGGCCCGGTGCCGGCATTCGTCGGTTGCGCGGACGTGCTCGGTGCGATCTCGGCGAAGGTCTACCGGCTGGGCGACCGCCATGGCGCCGCCTCCAAGGTGAAGATGGTCAACCAGTTGCTGGCCGGCGTGCATATCGCCGCGGCGGCCGAGGCGCTGGCGCTCGGCATTCGCGAAGGCGTCGATCCCGAGGTGCTGTACGAGGTGATCAAGAACAGCGCCGGCAATTCGTGGATGTTCGAGAACCGCGTGCCGCACATCCTGAAGGGCGATTACACGCCGCTGTCGGCGGTGGATATTTTCGTCAAGGATCTAGGGCTCGTGCTCGATGCCGCGAGCACCTGGAACTTCCCGCTGCCGCTTTCCGAAGCCGCGCATCAGATGTTCAAGGCGGCTTCGGATGCCGGCTACGGCCGCGAGGACGATTCGGCCGTGATCAAGATTTTCCCCGGCATCGATCTGCCGACCCCGAAGTAA
- a CDS encoding IclR family transcriptional regulator, with amino-acid sequence MSPVLPPSSVDSASAEPAPDKPGDSYVQSFARGLAVIRAFNAERPEQTLTDVAAATGLTRAGARRILLTLQTLGYVEAEGRLFRLTPKILDLGFAYLTSMPFWNLAEPVMEGLSAQVHESCSAAVLDRTEIVYVLRVPTHKIMTINLSIGSRLPAYCTSMGRVLLSALDDDALDATLNSAPLYAHTPRTVTDKEELKKLIAQVRRQGWAIVDQELEGGLISLSAPIRNRQGRVIAAMNISGNAQRNSAKQMVKAFLEPLQQAAQTVSEMVARRG; translated from the coding sequence ATGAGCCCAGTCCTGCCGCCGTCTTCCGTCGATTCCGCCAGCGCCGAGCCGGCGCCGGACAAACCGGGCGACTCTTACGTGCAGTCGTTCGCGCGGGGGCTCGCGGTGATCCGCGCGTTCAATGCCGAGCGGCCGGAACAGACGCTCACCGATGTCGCCGCCGCCACCGGCCTCACGCGCGCCGGCGCGCGCCGGATTCTGCTGACGCTGCAAACGCTCGGTTATGTGGAAGCCGAGGGGCGGCTGTTCCGCCTTACGCCAAAAATTCTCGATCTCGGCTTTGCCTATCTGACCTCGATGCCTTTCTGGAATCTTGCGGAACCGGTGATGGAGGGACTATCGGCGCAGGTTCATGAAAGCTGTTCGGCGGCGGTGCTTGACCGCACGGAAATCGTTTACGTGCTGCGTGTGCCGACGCATAAGATCATGACGATCAATCTGTCGATCGGTAGCCGGCTGCCGGCGTATTGCACGTCGATGGGCCGCGTGCTGCTGTCCGCGCTCGACGACGACGCGCTCGATGCGACGCTGAATTCCGCGCCGCTTTATGCGCATACGCCGCGTACGGTGACGGATAAGGAAGAGTTGAAGAAGCTGATCGCGCAGGTTCGTCGGCAGGGGTGGGCGATTGTCGATCAGGAATTGGAAGGAGGATTGATTTCGCTGTCCGCGCCGATCCGGAATCGGCAGGGACGCGTGATTGCCGCGATGAATATCAGCGGCAATGCGCAGCGTAATTCGGCGAAGCAGATGGTGAAGGCGTTTCTGGAGCCGCTGCAGCAGGCGGCGCAGACGGTGTCGGAGATGGTGGCGCGGCGAGGATGA
- a CDS encoding cupin domain-containing protein, protein MPFIASADAPSYSMHGASFTGLASPSRGATENSVWIVTLHFGANAVTHRLSREETFVCIEGRALAQVGDETFEVTEGSALVVPANTDFKLSNPDATPFRAVAVLPVGGQAMIGDGAPFTPPWAQ, encoded by the coding sequence ATGCCATTCATTGCCAGTGCCGATGCTCCGTCTTATTCCATGCATGGCGCTTCCTTTACGGGCCTGGCGTCGCCCAGCAGAGGGGCGACCGAGAACTCGGTGTGGATCGTCACGTTGCACTTCGGCGCCAATGCGGTGACCCATCGATTGTCGCGCGAGGAGACTTTCGTTTGCATTGAAGGACGCGCGTTAGCGCAGGTCGGCGACGAAACCTTCGAGGTGACCGAGGGTAGTGCACTGGTCGTCCCTGCGAATACAGACTTCAAACTCAGCAATCCTGACGCGACGCCATTTCGTGCAGTCGCTGTCCTGCCTGTGGGCGGCCAGGCGATGATTGGGGATGGCGCGCCGTTCACGCCACCGTGGGCCCAGTGA
- a CDS encoding MarR family winged helix-turn-helix transcriptional regulator translates to MSTHKPIEFGILLNLAFGSFKERLHEHLAGKGFDDLGPSFGYVFRLLEAGPHSLREVADLLQITPQGALKIVNEMVAKGYVQRGEDERDGRTKPLCLTDRSIALLRAARGFHKQFEADFVKRVGESQAAAARAVLEDIASQGGSVDLRRLRPL, encoded by the coding sequence ATGTCAACGCACAAGCCGATCGAGTTTGGAATTCTGCTGAACCTCGCCTTTGGCTCCTTCAAGGAGCGACTGCACGAGCATCTCGCCGGAAAAGGATTCGACGATCTGGGGCCATCGTTTGGCTATGTGTTCCGCCTGCTGGAGGCTGGGCCGCACAGTCTTCGGGAGGTCGCCGATCTTCTGCAGATCACTCCGCAAGGGGCGCTGAAAATCGTCAACGAAATGGTCGCCAAGGGATATGTTCAGCGGGGTGAAGATGAACGCGACGGTCGTACCAAGCCACTTTGTCTGACGGATCGCTCTATTGCGCTGCTTCGGGCGGCAAGAGGTTTCCACAAGCAGTTCGAAGCGGATTTCGTGAAGCGGGTTGGAGAATCGCAAGCTGCCGCGGCACGAGCGGTTCTGGAGGATATTGCCTCTCAAGGCGGTAGCGTCGATTTGCGGCGTCTGCGTCCGCTTTGA
- a CDS encoding AAA family ATPase translates to MLIAFGGLPGTGKTTVAQALARQLGAVYLRIDTLEQALATSTTDETEIGPAGYLVGYAVAADNLRLGLTVIADSVNSLDVTRNAWRSVAQKAGVRIFEIELICSDPSVHRQRVEGRRADIAGLKLPTWSNVLERQYDAWESEHLVIDTSIVSIEQAVETIIRRLSAIPT, encoded by the coding sequence TTGCTAATCGCCTTCGGAGGACTACCGGGAACGGGAAAGACAACGGTAGCGCAAGCCCTCGCTCGTCAACTCGGCGCGGTTTATTTGCGTATCGATACGTTGGAGCAGGCGCTCGCAACATCCACGACCGACGAGACGGAGATCGGTCCCGCTGGCTATCTCGTTGGCTATGCGGTTGCCGCGGACAATTTGAGGCTTGGGTTAACCGTCATCGCCGACTCGGTCAATTCTCTGGATGTAACGCGTAACGCGTGGAGAAGTGTGGCGCAAAAGGCCGGCGTACGTATCTTCGAAATTGAGTTGATCTGTTCGGATCCCTCTGTGCATCGCCAGCGGGTCGAAGGTCGACGGGCCGATATCGCGGGCCTGAAACTCCCGACATGGTCGAACGTGCTCGAACGTCAATATGATGCTTGGGAATCGGAGCATCTTGTCATCGACACGTCGATCGTTTCGATCGAGCAGGCCGTCGAAACGATCATTCGTCGCTTGTCGGCCATACCCACGTAG
- a CDS encoding DoxX family protein, whose protein sequence is MSFSHASLETILAMLVAVLFAIAGVVNLVGLGAVKRDFARWGYPAWFRSVCGSLELVSAALLFGQQTRVLGLMLSGAIMIGAVFTLLRNREPVGHLAPALVFSAFVVAAVVVRG, encoded by the coding sequence ATGTCGTTTAGTCATGCCTCTTTGGAAACGATCCTGGCGATGCTTGTGGCGGTTCTGTTCGCGATTGCCGGGGTGGTCAATCTCGTAGGGCTCGGTGCGGTGAAGCGGGACTTTGCGCGCTGGGGTTATCCGGCGTGGTTTCGTTCGGTTTGCGGGAGTTTGGAACTGGTGAGTGCGGCGCTTCTTTTTGGACAGCAGACCAGAGTGTTGGGTTTGATGTTGTCTGGGGCGATCATGATCGGTGCTGTCTTCACTTTGTTGAGGAATCGGGAACCGGTTGGGCATCTTGCGCCGGCGTTGGTTTTTTCGGCGTTTGTTGTGGCGGCGGTGGTGGTGCGGGGTTGA
- a CDS encoding NAD-dependent epimerase/dehydratase family protein has protein sequence MKLFITGGTGYIGQAVAREAIRRGHEVTALVRGDGSAAANALTRLGVKLHVGNLLEPQSFAAIAGAADAAVHAASTNDASAAAADKAAIEAMLSHLRPGAAFVYTSGTWVYGDTSGEAVTEASVLNSTPLVAWRPAVEQHVLEMAAGRSIEAVVLRPAMVHGYGGGVFGMLAGMARQGGSVKVVGDGRNHWPAVHVDDLATAYLNAVERAASADEDVSGQIFNVVAEEAVGLADIGEAIRASIGVERVEYWPVQEAREAFGPFADALALDQTVSGQRARQGLAWEPRGPRLIADLSEQKHFQQSQGRDDVV, from the coding sequence ATGAAACTGTTCATTACGGGTGGTACCGGCTATATCGGACAAGCGGTCGCGCGCGAGGCCATTCGCCGCGGTCATGAGGTGACGGCGCTGGTGCGAGGGGATGGGTCGGCTGCTGCGAATGCGCTCACGCGTCTTGGCGTGAAACTGCATGTTGGCAATCTGTTGGAGCCGCAGTCGTTTGCCGCGATCGCCGGTGCTGCGGATGCGGCGGTGCATGCCGCGTCGACCAACGATGCTTCCGCCGCCGCTGCCGACAAGGCCGCGATTGAAGCGATGCTTTCGCATTTGCGTCCGGGTGCGGCGTTTGTTTATACGTCGGGTACGTGGGTTTATGGCGATACGTCGGGCGAGGCTGTGACTGAGGCGTCGGTGCTGAACTCGACGCCACTCGTCGCATGGCGTCCCGCCGTGGAGCAGCACGTGTTGGAGATGGCGGCAGGTCGGTCGATCGAGGCAGTGGTCCTCAGGCCGGCGATGGTGCATGGATACGGCGGCGGCGTCTTTGGCATGCTGGCCGGCATGGCTCGTCAGGGCGGCAGCGTGAAAGTCGTCGGCGATGGTCGCAATCATTGGCCTGCGGTGCATGTCGATGATCTCGCTACGGCTTATCTGAACGCGGTGGAGCGGGCGGCGAGCGCAGACGAGGACGTGAGTGGACAGATCTTCAATGTGGTTGCCGAAGAGGCCGTCGGTCTTGCGGATATAGGGGAAGCGATTCGAGCTTCGATCGGTGTCGAGCGTGTGGAGTACTGGCCGGTTCAAGAGGCGCGCGAAGCGTTTGGGCCTTTTGCCGATGCATTGGCGCTCGATCAGACGGTAAGCGGTCAGCGTGCGAGGCAAGGTCTTGCATGGGAGCCGCGTGGGCCTCGGCTGATCGCGGACCTTTCTGAGCAGAAGCACTTTCAGCAAAGCCAGGGGCGTGACGATGTCGTTTAG
- a CDS encoding TetR/AcrR family transcriptional regulator, whose protein sequence is MNTHSLPALSPLQRRKRSAILDGAKTIFLRQGFGLATMDEVAAAAGVGKQTVYRHFKSKEALFVGLVSAMCAEVGEFLISAQNEQPDDSPEVALRKLGWALARILIEPDYLRLYRAIVAEAERLPELGQVFHENGAKVVRVFAAKILQSNFDESTAALRAATFVQLVLGDAYLELSIGFTVPDVEVRFALQIDEAVSAALR, encoded by the coding sequence ATGAACACGCACTCTCTCCCCGCCCTGAGCCCGTTGCAGCGCCGTAAGCGGTCCGCCATCCTCGACGGCGCGAAAACTATTTTTCTAAGGCAGGGCTTCGGCCTGGCCACGATGGATGAAGTCGCGGCGGCCGCCGGCGTCGGCAAACAGACGGTCTATCGCCACTTCAAGTCGAAGGAGGCGCTCTTTGTCGGGCTGGTGAGCGCGATGTGCGCCGAGGTGGGGGAATTTCTGATCAGTGCCCAGAACGAGCAACCGGATGACTCGCCCGAGGTCGCGTTGCGCAAGCTGGGATGGGCATTGGCGCGCATCCTCATCGAGCCGGATTATTTGCGGCTTTATCGGGCCATCGTCGCCGAGGCCGAGCGGCTTCCCGAACTCGGCCAGGTGTTCCATGAAAACGGTGCGAAGGTCGTGCGCGTCTTCGCCGCAAAAATTCTGCAAAGCAATTTCGACGAATCGACCGCCGCGTTACGGGCAGCGACGTTCGTTCAGTTGGTGCTGGGCGACGCGTATCTGGAACTGTCCATCGGCTTCACGGTGCCCGATGTCGAAGTGCGCTTCGCGCTGCAGATCGACGAGGCGGTGTCGGCGGCATTGCGTTAA
- a CDS encoding MFS transporter: MNASKDVPIGAAPASADARDVRDTAHVTRRGAIAAAVIGNWLEFFDFTVYGFFAVIIGKLYFPSADSTTSLLLSVATFAAGFITRPLGSVMLGVYADRKGRKAALNLTIMLMAVSTGVIALTPTYATIGLVAPLLIVLARLVQGFSQGGEFGAATSTLLEQGGGTRRGFRASWQLATQGGAALMGSGIAAALSAALPKESLESWGWRIPFLIGVLIAPVGMYLRRRLADDPAGAHGHGIERGVLSELFTGHWRTLLLITLTVMGGTVTTYILTFYMPTYAIHTLGLPMSLSMLVGVAAGLVMLVTCPLFGMLSDRIGSRRLPILFGRGVLVLLLFPAFMLINRFPQLPVIMSLTALMLLFYSMGSASEFALMCESFPRRVRATGISIAYALSVCLFGGTAQLVATWLIKLTGSKLAPAGYVAACVVVSLVAVALLKETADKEID, translated from the coding sequence ATGAACGCCTCGAAGGATGTTCCGATAGGAGCCGCACCCGCTTCCGCTGACGCCCGCGATGTCCGCGATACCGCCCACGTCACCCGCCGCGGCGCGATCGCCGCGGCGGTGATCGGCAACTGGCTCGAGTTCTTCGACTTCACCGTGTACGGTTTTTTCGCGGTGATCATCGGCAAGCTGTATTTCCCGTCGGCGGACTCGACCACGTCGTTGCTGCTGTCGGTCGCGACGTTCGCGGCGGGCTTCATCACGCGGCCGCTCGGCAGCGTGATGCTCGGCGTGTACGCGGACCGCAAGGGACGCAAGGCCGCGCTCAACCTGACCATCATGCTGATGGCGGTGAGCACCGGCGTGATCGCGCTCACGCCGACCTACGCGACGATCGGCCTCGTTGCGCCGCTGCTGATCGTGCTGGCGCGTCTCGTGCAAGGCTTCTCGCAGGGCGGCGAGTTCGGCGCGGCGACCTCCACCTTGCTCGAACAGGGCGGCGGCACGCGGCGCGGTTTTCGTGCGAGCTGGCAACTGGCGACTCAAGGCGGCGCGGCGCTGATGGGTTCGGGAATTGCGGCGGCGCTGTCGGCGGCGTTGCCGAAGGAGTCGCTGGAAAGCTGGGGCTGGCGCATTCCGTTCCTGATCGGCGTGCTGATCGCGCCGGTCGGCATGTATCTGCGCCGCCGTCTCGCCGACGACCCGGCCGGCGCGCACGGCCACGGAATCGAACGCGGCGTGCTGAGCGAGCTGTTCACCGGCCACTGGCGCACGCTGCTGCTGATCACGCTGACGGTGATGGGCGGCACGGTCACCACCTACATCCTCACCTTCTACATGCCGACCTACGCGATCCACACGCTCGGTCTGCCGATGTCGCTGTCGATGCTGGTCGGCGTGGCGGCGGGGCTGGTGATGCTGGTCACGTGTCCGCTGTTCGGCATGCTGTCGGATCGCATCGGCAGCCGGCGTCTGCCGATCCTGTTCGGCCGCGGCGTGCTGGTGCTGCTGTTGTTCCCGGCCTTCATGCTGATCAACCGCTTTCCGCAATTGCCCGTCATCATGTCGCTGACCGCGCTGATGCTGCTGTTTTATTCGATGGGATCGGCGTCCGAATTCGCGTTGATGTGCGAATCGTTTCCGCGACGCGTGCGGGCGACGGGTATCTCGATCGCCTACGCGTTGAGCGTGTGTCTGTTCGGCGGCACCGCGCAACTGGTGGCGACATGGTTGATCAAGCTGACCGGCAGCAAGCTTGCGCCGGCCGGTTATGTGGCGGCGTGCGTGGTGGTGTCGCTGGTCGCCGTGGCGCTGCTGAAGGAGACCGCGGATAAAGAGATCGATTGA
- a CDS encoding M20 aminoacylase family protein — translation MSEAARFTEVSDLAPAVDSLREIRHHIHHHPELAYEELQTGALVAEKLEQWGWQVTRGVGRTGVVGTLTVGEGTRRIGIRADMDALPIIEQTGLPYASGTHGKMHACGHDGHTTMLLGAAQHLAATRNFSGTVHLYFQPAEESGIDSGAMKMIDDGLFERFPCDAVFGVHNHPGEEPGVLLFRKGPFMSAGDKAIITIEGVGGHAARPHLTVDPVVVAASIVMALQTIVARNVDPSQPAVVTVGSMHAGTANNVISSSAKLELSVRSFSPEVRALLKKRITELAESQAASYGGKAVVEYIEGYPVVVNSDAETEFAVQVARELVGDDKVVAQTDILMGSEDFAFMLQRRPGTFLRIGNGAGEDGCMVHNPHYDFNDRNLPVGAAFWARLVERYLGQ, via the coding sequence ATGAGCGAAGCCGCGCGTTTCACCGAAGTGTCCGACCTGGCGCCCGCAGTCGATAGCCTGCGCGAGATCCGTCATCACATTCATCACCATCCGGAACTCGCCTACGAGGAATTGCAGACCGGCGCGCTGGTCGCCGAGAAGCTGGAGCAATGGGGCTGGCAGGTCACGCGCGGCGTGGGGCGCACCGGCGTGGTGGGCACGCTGACGGTGGGCGAGGGCACGCGCCGCATCGGCATTCGCGCCGATATGGACGCGCTGCCGATCATCGAGCAGACCGGCCTGCCGTACGCGAGCGGCACGCACGGCAAGATGCACGCGTGCGGTCACGACGGCCACACCACCATGCTGCTCGGCGCCGCGCAGCATCTGGCCGCCACGCGCAATTTTTCGGGCACCGTGCATCTGTATTTCCAGCCGGCGGAGGAGAGCGGCATCGACAGCGGCGCGATGAAGATGATCGACGACGGCCTGTTCGAGCGCTTTCCGTGCGATGCCGTATTTGGCGTGCACAACCATCCGGGTGAAGAGCCGGGCGTGCTGCTGTTCCGCAAGGGGCCGTTCATGTCGGCGGGGGACAAGGCGATCATCACGATCGAAGGCGTCGGCGGTCACGCGGCGCGTCCGCACCTGACGGTCGATCCGGTCGTGGTGGCCGCCAGCATCGTGATGGCGTTGCAGACGATCGTCGCGCGCAATGTCGACCCGTCGCAACCCGCCGTGGTCACGGTCGGCTCGATGCATGCGGGGACCGCGAACAACGTGATTTCGAGCAGCGCGAAACTGGAGCTGAGCGTGCGTTCGTTCAGCCCGGAAGTGCGTGCGCTGCTGAAGAAGCGCATCACCGAACTCGCCGAAAGCCAGGCCGCGAGTTACGGCGGCAAGGCGGTGGTCGAGTACATCGAGGGTTATCCGGTGGTGGTCAACTCGGACGCGGAAACCGAGTTCGCGGTACAGGTGGCGCGCGAACTGGTCGGCGACGACAAGGTGGTTGCGCAGACCGACATTCTGATGGGCAGCGAGGACTTTGCGTTCATGCTGCAGCGGCGGCCCGGCACGTTCCTGCGGATCGGCAACGGTGCGGGCGAGGACGGCTGCATGGTGCACAACCCGCACTACGACTTCAACGACCGCAACCTGCCGGTCGGCGCGGCGTTCTGGGCGCGGCTGGTGGAGCGCTATCTGGGGCAGTGA